A part of Drosophila willistoni isolate 14030-0811.24 unplaced genomic scaffold, UCI_dwil_1.1 Seg143.1, whole genome shotgun sequence genomic DNA contains:
- the LOC6648454 gene encoding neutral alpha-glucosidase AB encodes MHLTLGIILAIIGSLMLTSVTGVDPNNFKTCEQSSFCRRSRKIQSSGSKYAIIPGTLNTYADSLTADLINKENHHQFTFKLEALVGSTFRLQIDEKQPLHPRYRVEHALKEEPKTARISVQKETDGEITISTDDHKNKAVIHGDPFRIDFYENDVLVVTANAKNWLYFEHLRQKPADAADGHADGEAGAGNAAADDDQQQAEAPKSPGEAIDDPGAWEENFKSHHDSKPNGPEAVALDFSFPEAEVLFGIPEHADNFVLRSTSGTDPYRLYNLDVFEYIVESKMALYGSVPVLYGHGPRRTAGVYWQNVAETWVDIYTAETNVVSSLVNFVSGSRKSPSPAAHFISESGIVDAFIVLGPKPIDVFKQYAALTGTHPLPQLFSLGYHQSRWNYNDERDVASVSSKFDEYDIPMDTMWLDIEYTDGKRYFTWDKFKFPEPLTMVKNLTELGRHLVVIIDPHVKRDTGYFFHNDCTERGYYVKTRDGNDYEGWCWPGSSSYPDFFNPVVRDYYAGQYALSKFNTVSENTMIWNDMNEPSVFNGPEVTAPKDLVHYGNWEHRDVHNLYGHMHLMGTFDGLEKRDPNQRPFILTRAHFAGSQRYAAIWTGDNTAEWSHLQHSIKMCLTEAVAGFSFCGADVGGFFGNPDSELLERWYQTATFLPFFRGHAHIDTKRREPWLFPERTRLVIRDALLKRYSYLPLWYTSFYELELKNEPVIRPLLTHYPADKECFAIDNQLLVQDRLLVRPVMQQGVSKVDVYFPAIDDKKNGDYWYDVDTYQRQERAGYESVPVTEYKIPVWQRGGSILPKKERQRRASTLMLHDPYTLIVCLDRQGKAEGTLYLDDEKSYDYRQGQYIYVNYEFAHNQLTNRFIGKPKYKSSSWIERVVIAGLSTVPQSATITVNGVSQQLEVLQQDHAVIVRKPGIKMNVDFAIKLNY; translated from the exons ATGCATTTGACATTGGGCATAATTTTGGCTATAATTGGCTCGCTAATGCTCACCTCGGTGACTGGCGTCGATCCAAATAATTTCAAGACCTGTGAGCAAAGCAGTTTCTGCAG ACGTTCACGCAAGATTCAGAGCTCGGGCAGCAAATATGCCATAATACCTGGAACTCTAAACACTTATGCCGATTCGCTGACTGCAGATTTAATTAACAAAGAGAACCATCACCAGTTCACTTTTAAATTGGAGGCCCTTGTGGGCAGTACTTTCCGCCTCCAAATTGATGAGAAGCAGCCATTGCATCCGCGTTATCGGGTTGAACATGCTCTCAAGGAGGAACCTAAAACTGCACGCATAAGTGTACAGAAAGAGACCGATGGTGAGATAACCATCAGTACGGATGATCATAAAAACAAGGCTGTCATACATGGTGATCCATTCCGCATTGACTTCTATGAGAATGATGTTTTGGTTGTTACGGCAAATGCCAAAAATTGGCTTTACTTTGAGCATTTGCGTCAGAAACCTGCCGATGCGGCCGACGGCCATGCTGATGGTGAGGCTGGTGCTGGTAATGCTGCCGCTGATGATGATCAACAGCAGGCAGAGGCGCCCAAATCCCCTGGAGAAGCTATCGACGATCCTGGTGCATGGGAAGAGAATTTCAAATCTCATCATGATTCAAAACCTAATGGACCAGAGGCTGTAGCTTTGGATTTCTCATTCCCCGAAGCTGAAGTGCTATTCGGTATACCCGAGCATGCTGACAATTTCGTGTTGAGATCTACATCGGGCACTGATCCGTATCGTTTATACAATTTGGATGTTTTCGAATATATCGTAGAGAGCAAAATGGCGCTATATGGCTCAGTACCAGTCCTCTATGGTCATGG ACCCCGACGTACCGCTGGTGTCTATTGGCAAAATGTGGCCGAAACTTGGGTAGACATTTATACGGCGGAAACGAATGTGGTATCCTCTTTGGTGAATTTCGTATCTGGGTCTCGTAAATCTCCATCTCCTGCTGCTCATTTCATCTCTGAATCTGGCATAGTGGATGCCTTTATTGTGTTAGGTCCTAAGCCCATCGATGTATTTAAACAATATGCTGCTTTAACTGGAACACATCCATTGCCGCAGCTTTTCTCGCTGGGCTATCATCAGTCGCGCTGGAATTACAATGATGAACGGGATGTGGCTTCGGTGTCCTCTAAATTTGATGAATACGATATACCCATGGATACAATGTGGTTGGATATTGAGTATACTGATGGCAAACGTTATTTCACATGGGACAAATTCAAGTTCCCTGAACCATTGACCATGGTTAAGAATCTAACTGAATTGGGTCGCCATTTGGTGGTCATTATCGATCCACATGTTAAACGAGATACTGGGTATTTCTTCCACAATGACTGCACAGAGCGTGGGTATTATGTTAAGACGCGCGATGGCAACGACTATGAGGGCTGGTGCTGGCCAGGATCATCAAGTTATCCGGATTTCTTTAATCCCGTTGTCCGTGACTATTATGCCGGGCAATATGCCTTGTCGAAATTCAATACTGTGAGTGAAAACACAATGATCTGGAACGATATGAATGAACCATCGGTATTCAATGGTCCCGAGGTGACGGCTCCCAAAGATCTGGTCCATTATGGCAATTGGGAACATCGTGATGTTCATAATCTTTATGGTCATATGCATCTGATGGGCACATTTGACGGCCTCGAGAAGCGTGATCCCAATCAGCGCCCATTTATATTGACACGTGCGCATTTTGCTGGCTCACAAAGATACGCAGCCATCTGGACAGGTGATAATACGGCGGAATGGTCGCATTTGCAGCATTCCATCAAAATGTGTTTGACTGAGGCTGTAGCCGGGTTCTCATTCTGTGGAGCCGATGTCGGCGGTTTTTTTGGCAACCCTGATTCTGAATTGCTTGAACGTTGGTATCAGACAGCTACCTTTTTGCCCTTCTTCCGTGGCCATGCCCACATAGATACGAAGCGTCGTGAGCCGTGGCTCTTCCCAGAGCGCACTCGTCTCGTTATCCGAGATGCTTTGCTCAAACGTTATAGTTATCTGCCGCTGTGGTACACTTCCTTCTATGAATTGGAGTTGAAAAACGAGCCTGTAATTCGTCCACTCTTGACCCATTATCCAGCGGATAAGGAATGCTTTGCCATTGATAACCAACTGCTTGTACAGGATCGTTTGTTAGTCCGACCGGTAATGCAACAGGGAGTCAGCAAGGTTGATGTCTATTTCCCAGCCATTGACGATAAGAAGAATGGTGACTATTGGTACGATGTCGATACATATCAGCGTCAAGAGCGTGCCGGTTACGAGAGTGTCCCCGTAACAGAGTACAAG attcCCGTATGGCAACGTGGTGGCAGCATATTGCCCAAGAAAGAACGCCAACGCCGAGCCTCGACTCTAATGTTGCACGATCCGTACACACTGATCGTCTGTCTGGATCGTCAGGGCAAGGCCGAGGGCACACTCTATTTGGATGATGAGAAATCCTATGACTATCGTCAAGGccaatacatatatgttaaCTATGAGTTTGCCCACAATCAGCTGACAAATCGTTTTATTGGAAAACCAAAGTACAAGTCCAGTTCCTGGATCGAACGTGTCGTTATTGCCGGCCTCTCGACCGTGCCACAAAGTGCGACAATCACGGTGAACGGTGTTAGTCAACAATTGGAGGTGTTGCAGCAGGATCATGCTGTTATTGTGCGCAAACCGGGCATCAAAATGAATGTAGATTTTGCTATCAAATTGAACTATTAG
- the LOC111519304 gene encoding E3 SUMO-protein ligase PIAS2-like, with the protein MSHNSENDSPVFSDDGDNSSVSSVSTMTISSEDSDVDMDTKSAGPSSSTESAEEESFGDDEVEVDIDFAEYEETDEDDGVPGGSIVEPCFRKLSRFWNRLPLGLNISFDSSELGDATYMQFREPPFVRVVAELVRPTRMIKPQSTQGLHHFSFIFELTPIQALELAANRVGVVFRFGELKRHQPQVDKLPDPINISICVNNEALPSGVIQGPINITRQVLLSRNMTSVVHLNWLPDFKVQSCFSVELIRRLTVADMLKRIQMQVRPKQVTNSLIQTVLGLTRKPWENHSFRSINLILVCPMTLTRMQYPCRPTTCGHLNCFDALEFLNRANETGEWQCPVCNKHVLWENMEIDEYFVDLIISYPMDIVHFETPVPGIMSPESNTFSDDENDFDNFGRMLEFEPMNDFDDESEPEPESEPESEREQEPERGPEQEPEPQPEPQPESQPKPKPEAAEVAEPELEEGEIIEYILP; encoded by the exons ATGTCGCATAATTCGGAAAACGATTCGCCAGTTTTCAGCGATGATGGTGACAATTCATCTGTATCATCTGTATCAACTATGACGATAAGCAGCGAGGACAGTGATGTGGATATGGACACGAAGTCAGCCGGACCATCTTCGTCAACTGAAAGCGCTGAGGAGGAGAGTTTCGGCGATGACGAAGTGGAGGTGGACATCGATTTCGCCGAATACGAGGAGACGGATGAGGACGACGGGGTTCCCGGCGGTTCAATCGTCGAGCCGTGTTTCAGGAAGTTATCCAGGTTTTGGAATCGTTTGCCCCTTGGCTTGAATATCAGTTTTGATAGTTCTGAGCTCGGCGATGCTACCTATATGCAATTCCGTGAGCCACCATTTGTTCGTGTTGTGGCGGAGCTTGTGCGTCCCACACGTATGATTAAGCCACAATCAACACAGGGATTGCATCATTTTAGCTTCATTTTTGAACTAACTCCAATTCAAGCGCTAGAATTGGCCGCCAATCGTGTTGGAGTTGTATTTCGTTTCGGCGAATTGAAACGTCATCAACCGCAGGTGGATAAACTTCCAGATCCGATTAATATTAGTATTTGTGTGAACAATGAAGCATTGCCTAGCGGTGTGATCCAGGGACCAATAAATATAACCAGGCAAGTGTTGTTGTCTCGCAACATGACATCAGTGGTCCATTTGAATTGGCTGCCCGATTTCAAGGTGCAGTCCTGCTTCAGTGTCGAGTTAATCCGTCGCCTGACTGTCGCAGATATGCTGAAGCGCATTCAAATGCAAGTGCGCCCGAAGCAGGTTACCAATAGCTTGATCCAGACGGTGCTTGGCTTAACACGCAAGCCATGGGAGAATCATTCCTTTCGCAGCATCAATTTGATACTCGTTTGTCCCATGACCTTGACGCGCATGCAGTATCCTTGCCGTCCAACCACTTGCGGGCATTTGAATTGTTTTGACGCTTTGGAATTTCTCAATCGCGCCAATGAGACTGGCGAATGGCAGTGTCCAGTGTGCAACAAGCACGTGCTGTGGGAGAACATGGAGATTGATGAGTATTTCGTCGATCTAATAATCTCTTACCCCATGGATATCGTCCATTTCGAGACACCCGTACCGGGCATTATGTCGCCTGAATCAAATACTTTTAGCGATGACGAAAATGACTTCGACAATTTTGGACGTATGCTTGAATTCGAACCTATGAATGATTTTGATGATGAGTCAGAGCCAGAGCCGGAGTCAGAGCCGGAgtcagagagagagcaagaacCAGAACGTGGACCTGAACAAGAACCTGAACCACAACCAGAACCACAACCAGAATCACAACCAAAACCGAAACCGGAAGCTGCGGAGGTGGCCGAGCCAGAGTTGGAAGAGGGAGAAATTATAG AATATATTTTACCATAG